Below is a window of Humulus lupulus chromosome 9, drHumLupu1.1, whole genome shotgun sequence DNA.
aagttTCAATCAATACgttgagtactcataacaaaaaaaaaattcataaaggcataaaatgtcgcATATAAAAAATGTCAAGTACagggtgccccaccaatggcacaaaaggaaagataaagaataaaagaccaaaagaagactaactagggcaaggAGTATCATCTTAAAGACTGCCCTGAGCCTTAGCaacctcacgagccagacacttcttaagctccttcgctcgcgtcttctcgaggaggaaatccaagttcagattttttttggacttccagatcaagtagaagcaagagaaggcaGTCTCTAAATACTCCTCTTGGGCCTTGTCCCGGGCAGCCTTGACCTCTAACTCCTTCTCAACAAGAGCATCCTTTCGCAATTGGTCCATTTCAGCAATCAGCTTCAGACTGTTTAAgttgatcggcaagtttcccctccacctTGGTTACCCTGAGAGCTAACTCCCTCACTTCCTATTGTTTGAGCTCCATGGTACTGCGGAGAGtgctgatctcttcatctttcaaagtaatgtctgcatccctagagccaaggaCGTGCCTAAGGTCCAAGTTCTCCTGGCGGACAGCTTCAAACTCAGAGCGAAGGTTGGAAAACGTACaggtatactccacagacctatcacggacatgggagaccaacatcaatgcctgcaaaaaacatacaagtgttagataacatcaacacacaagctaaccagacaaaaaaaaaaaactttggagggcttacactctgaatgtcgaggagagacttcgtgaggatggtgctcaagtcctcattcttaatcccattaaaggtcATTTTTGTCTACTCCAGATGGGACGCCTGGTCCATAATGGCACCTAAATTGTGTATGGCAGACTagtgttgtaatgccccggattccctattatggttaatggctggattagtaggccgggagggccataactgtttaattacgccattaaatgtgtttatgcatgtttacgagaattatattatcatatgatgttaaatgcatgcttgtgagtccacatttgtttacaagggtattatggtaatttggcccgttgagggtataattgaatacttgtttgtatgataatgatatgttgtgagaccacattataatgtggattggttcgagtattccgacatgagacgatctttaaacatgatttatcggtttggtcataacaggtttgagctcggggctcggggtgagtctcggggtgatattaaaggttatagcgttaccggggattttagggtaacgggttatgaaatattggtgtttgaggatattgagattagcgggaattgggaagcgttaattatgattaacgggttaagctagaagtaccaattttgcccttggggtggctttggaggcttaagatgatataaggggtattttggtctttttggaaggatatatatgatgtttagtggctgaaggctgtagaataaaacagaacaaaaacaggggtttACCTCTCCCTTAcccgtacatcatcttcttcattgctcctttgatggttttgtgttcttggtggtaattcaagctagaggaacttaaGGTCTGGATTGGAGACTTGTTTTAGTTTGTGTGGGAGGTCCAAAATCGGTtctaaggtgagttttagccactggtttttataCATGCTCTATTTTGCTTATAGTTTTTAGttcatggattttgatgtggggagtgaggattaaagggagtttttggtgttagttgattggggtttaatgtgagtgagctaaggttgttatttgggggtttaactACATGCttggaggaggttttatgatggtttgagaggCTGGTTTGAGAGAAAACGCACAGGGGGAAAATCTGGTTTGTGCGTGGGCTAGTTGCTGAACTGGGTTGGGTGTCGTGGCACGGCTTTTGCGTGCCCcggcccatgcgcgtctggcaGATAGGGCTTGGGGGcatgccgcggcacggctttttggggtcgcggcccataaggccaaatttgctagaaagtggtttttagcttagggattcaaaccataggcctcggggttggacctagtacccggttgggtagtatttgaggtctcgggggctgggatttggtttgggaaccctcagttatcatttttattgatgaatcctatattttggttatgcccaggtgaccgtcgaggaatttaaaggttgatcgttctcaggggtcgttcatactataatactcactcgaaccagaggtaagaaaatggtgtttgagtacagttgcaccctgtataggtatatgacatgcgtggtttgatacttgaggcatgttggttgatatatgtggacatggattgcatattaaatgttgttgaacgttgtttacctgtttgagacactgactagtaagggaccgactctaaagtcgagaatcatgcattgaatggctctatagcattaatgccagaccgaccctaaggtcgaggaacttataagcgcttgcctagctTACAACCAaatgaatatagccaaggtatatgaccccggtgactgtttgtcacatggctaagggacgttgtccatagtttcgactccagagtcgtgaggaaggttacgttggcgactaatcaccatacacctgtcctaaacaacttATGAATGATTCACTcctcagttaagccctggtgaccctattgtcacatggcaagagggagcgatgctcattactgtgacttttggccattgtcacctatttgttggactgatagtcctgaatggttattatgatcgttgttgatattatatcatgttttattatgttttcttgctgggcctcggctcatgggtgctatgtggtgcaggtaaaggaaaggaaaagcttggccagccttgagtggagagcttgggcgatgtgaggtacatacagggccgcttgaccgccacggtcaaggagttctcagagggactaggggtttaccctatttttgccgcttaggccggcggggattgtatatttggaactgtagcaactcttttgtaacatgaactacttgtaaacattttaaaaaggctcatgagcagtttatttacttaatgaaaagtgccatttcctttttactggttttacaccttaacctgttaatgacacctagatcacgtttttaaccaaaggactcggatagcgggtcaaatttccggttcaccgttcaccgtaactgttctggggtagccagggcgttataAGTGTGGCTCAGATAAAGGAGCAGGTGCAGAGGAGGAGGCACTCGCATTAGTGATACTAGGAGGAACCGACATGGGcaaggatggctctacctctgcgacaGGACTAGACGCTGCTAGAGCCAAATGAGTTGCCTCGGGAGGGACCTCCGTTATCGGCTCTGGCTCAACCCTGGCCTTCTTGGCCGCTCGAACGGAAGGACTAGTCTCGGTTGAACTCGACCTTTGTTGGGTGTGAACAAAGCCAAACATATCTGAACCTGAAAAGGAAGATCAAATATTAGCATGATATCAAACACAGATGAAACATAAAAGGGTGATAAAAGTTTCAAACCTTTTGAATGAGATTTAAGTTCGAACATGGCTTCATCAATGTCATCTAAAGCAAGTAGTGAGTGCgcggatgcacccacctcatcaccctccagTCCAGCTAACACGGGTGAATAGGGTACCTTCTTGATATGAATAGGCCTCAGGGAGTCTATGGCGTTCATGGGCTTGGTACCATCTTCATCCGGAACATCGGCAACAGTAGAAGGAAACAgcccgaccttcctaaggttctctaaaGTAACGAGAACCTTGACGTTCTTCTCCTCAAGGGTCATGGAAAtcaatgccttggccctaacATTAATGGCATGGGTCGGGAGCGATCTATAAAAAGGCCTGacatgcttaaacttggagtagttggcctctgcatccttagtgaagaaatagttggtAGTGTATCTAAACGCCTTGTTGTTTGCATAAATCTCTTCTAAGAAGGTGTCGGTACCCtcactcatataatggtggaagtgaaAGTACCCCGAATTGTGCTGAGAAGGGTTCATCTTCGAATCAAAcaagtagtggatctcatgaggtactggagcagcccattttctatGATGATAGATAGATTACAACGCAAATAACACAAAGATAGCGTTGGGAGCCAACTGAGAGGGAATAATACCAAAATAAATAGCCACGCTCTGGaaatatggatgaagaggaagtagatCACCAAACTTAATGGCAGAGCATGTCCAAGTGTGCATACCCAAAGAGGGGTCCTCAGCTTTGTCTTCGGACCAGGGATAGTGATGGAAACGCCAGAAAGGTCGAAggccttccttaagttctttaccttctcttcagtcatgtcagaggcagccCCTTTAAACCAAACCACCTTGTAATCAGTAGGGTGAGGCTTCTCAACcaatttccatatgatctcactagcAAAGGTGGCCCTggaatctgatgaatggaactaTTTATGCTGACTCTTCTTCTGGGTAGTTGGTGAGACTATCTTGCTCTTGGGAGAAGTGCTAGCCTCCTTAGGCCGAAACTTGTGAATAGAACACTCCTGAGGGTGGGTAGCCTATTGCAATGAGAGCCCTCGGTATACTCtcactgagaagaagagtgatggggaacccgactggtatccCGATGAGAAGGGCATTGCGAGGAGTCTCGCTGACCAGACAAACTCCACTGAGAAGAATGACCTCAATGACATGTGCCCTGAGAGCCATAGGGAgtatggtggtcggcctatgataAGGTTTGGGCTGACCACCTAAGTCTAGGAACCCTGAAAATCGCCAAGGGCATGGGAAATCTTTCCTAGGCTTAGATTTGTAACCCTAGAAATCTCCTATGCCTGGATCTGAAACCCTAGAAATCGCCCAATCATAGGGTTTATAAGCCTGGAAATTTCCCAGGCtatggaaaccctaggggtggccGACCTATGATGAGATttgtaggcctggaaatcgcccagactATGGaaaccctagggtggtcggcctatgatggGATTTGcaggcctggaaatcgcccaggctaaggAAAATCATACGGTGGTCGGCCTACATACCTataaaccctaaagcatcacgcAAAAAGAAACAGGGATCAAGCCAATCTTTGATTGAAAATAAGTTTTTTTATTCAAACAAGCCagttgttttaaatcaaaatagagCAAAGCAAGGAAATTCAGACAGATTCATCAAAGATGTAAAGATTGAGAGAGAATACTTACCCAAGAGAAGATACGCAGAGTTGATGAAGAGTTGGAGAATTCCACAGCCCAGAATTTCCCTGAAGTATGCGCATAGGTTAGGGATATGATGATTGAGTCTTTACTTATAGCCTCACAgtctaaccatatttttaggaattcaaattccttgaaaaatatcttgtatttttaggaattcaaatttccttgaaaaatatcttgtatttttaagaattcaaattccttgaaaaatatcttatatttttaggaattcaaaattccttgaaaaatattttgtatttttagggattaatatccttgaaaaatatattatatttttagggattcaaaattccttgaaaaatatattagatttttaggaaatacaatttttcttaaaaaatattgTCGTTTTTAAGAATTAAAGAAACTCCTTATAAAACAGATTATGTTTTTAGGAGTCAAATTCTTTGAACAATGTAGCTATTTTTAGGATCagaatccttgaaaaatatgtgatgagaaaattatcgatagttgataaagtactacgtaatgtcttgagggactttgctgttagagtactgctacgatatgtttctcgggccagatcaagtttaccgtaatgttggaCACAGtatgataaacttggggggggaaatgttatccctcaaaattcaagagatgacgtggTGAATGAGAAAGTGGCACATGGCACCATAAGTCATGGAAAAAATGACAGTATTGTAAAAGACCGATGAACAAAGATggataggtccaagacctatagggaagtcgaccaggcctaaacctccTAGGGGTGCTCGGTCTGGCCCTAGCCCCCTAGGGATGGTCGGCCTAACATGCCTAAGAACCacatggggtggtcggcccaccctattatTCATAGGGTGGTCaacctaaactcccaaatacacttcgtTGGATAAAGTCcacgctcgttcaagctgaaatcaacaggcctaccacccagaagatcaacaagcCTAACACCCAAGCTCTTAAGGGTCATCGGGcgtagcacctaagtctcatagaccaaccaagacttagtgttttcccaaaggtttcaatcgtgcattgtcaaccatgatccagagaaacgacgagaagacccacaatctcataatcatgggaaggtggacacgtatctccactctcAGGGATCGTGTACCAGACCACGATCCCCAGTCTTGCtggtcatgtaacaacccctgggtactataaatagaGGACCCAGAGCTTCATTTAAAGGGATGGATTTTTTGGATTGAGAGACTTTGGGATCGATCATTTGGATTAACTTCTAGGAAAATCTATGACGAatgaactcttcagttcatctttgtaattgttaattgagtgattcaatactaaatgttaagtggattaggttattactattcatcagaACAGGGTTGAACTACTATAAACTCCagtgtgttttgtttagatatttgtactttgtcatatatttacatttatatcgttcaaaaggtgttgtatatcGTACATATgatcgttggccaatttcacaagtcaacagTGTGCAActttcaagatgaatggggtgagtgacgatGCTATCACATTAAGTTTGTTCCCATTCTCACTAAGGGAAAGATCCAAGAGTTGTTTAAACTCTCTGCAGGCCAACTCTATTAACACTTGGGAGGAGCTAGCACAAAAGTTTCTCGCAAAGTTCTTTCCTTCATCAAAGGCTGCAAGGTTGAGAGGACAAATCAATAACTTCTTCCAGAATGATGGGGAATCATTATATGACACATGGGAGAGGCTTAAAGAATTGTTGAGGAAGTGTCCCCATTACGGCATTGAGAAGTGGTTGATGGTCCACAATTTCTATAATGGGTTGTGCAATACTACACGCACCATCATAGATGCTGCAGCAGAAGGAGCATTCATGGGAAAGAGTGCTAATGAGGCCTATGCATTGTTGGAagaaatggccatgaataactgCCAATGGCCTGATGAATGGGCTACTAGTAACAGAAAAGTAGTTGGGATTCATGAATTAGATGTTATCACAGCACTAACTGCTCAAGTTGCCACCTTAACTAAGCAGTTGCAGAAAAATAGTATTTCAGATCAAGCAATGCAGATGCAGACGGTGTGTGACAGGTGTGGAGGTTCTCGCCAATTTGAGCAGTGTATGGCAGTAGAGGTGAATAATGTTATCCCTATGGAGCAAGTGAATATGATGGGGAATTTTAATAGGCAAGCCAACAACCCTTTCTCTACCACTTACAACCTAGAGTGGAGGAATCACCCTAATTTTTCATGGAGAAATAATCAAGGGCCTCgaaaaaaaattcagcaaccCATTTCTCAAGCTCCACCTCAAGAAATGTCACAACCACCGGTTTCTCTAGAGAAGACAAATGAATTACAAGTTGCACTATTGACTTTGACCAACTCACAAGCTCAGTTTATGACTAAAACTCGGCCATCCATCAGAAATCTTGAAATGCAAGTGGGCTAATTGGCAAATATGTTACAAAGTAGACCTCAAGGAAATTTTCCAAGTAATGTTGAGGAGAATCCTAAGGAACAATGCAATGCAATCTCCTTGAGGAGTGGTAAGGAGTTGGTAGAACCAATTGAGAAATCTAGTCTTCCATCAAAAATGGAGTATgagaagaagaataaggtggATGAAGAGGTTAATGATAACCTTGAGAAGAAGCAGCCAGAAATAAGTATTGACCATCACATCAAGATCCCATATCCTTAGAGGCTGCAAAAGAAGACGCTTGACAAGCAGTTTTCCAAGTTCTTAGATGTTTTTCGAAAACTTCACATCAACATTCCCTTTGCAGAAGCCTTAGAACAAATGTTGAGTTatgtgaagttcatgaaggaaATCTTGTCAAAGAAAAAGAAACTGGGGGATTATGAGACggtggcacttactgaggagtgtaGCGCAATACTCCAaaagaaactacctcccaagcttaaagatctgGGTAGTTTTACCATTCCTTGTACTATAGGGAATGTGGTTTTTGAGAAGgcattatgtgatttaggggaAAGTGTAAATCTGATGCCTCTATCTATCAATAGAAAATTGAAATTGGGAGAAGCTCACCCTACTACCGTGTCCTTACAAATGGCGGATCTTTCAATGAAGCACCCAAGAtgtattattgaggatgtattggtgaaagtggacaaattcatctttcctacggaatttattattcttgatatggaggaagatggaAATATTATGAGTATTCTAGGGAGACCATCTTTAGCTACTGGAAGGGCGCTACTTGATGTACAAAAGGGGGAATAAAAGCTGCGAGTGCAAAATGaggaggtaacatttaatgtttttgctgCAACTAAAATTCCAACATGTTGTAGAGTGGAAGTGATAACAAGAGGTAGTAGTAAGGTGGAAGTTATCAAGAGAAAGGCC
It encodes the following:
- the LOC133800078 gene encoding uncharacterized protein LOC133800078, whose product is MNGVSDDAITLSLFPFSLRERSKSCLNSLQANSINTWEELAQKFLAKFFPSSKAARLRGQINNFFQNDGESLYDTWERLKELLRKCPHYGIEKWLMVHNFYNGLCNTTRTIIDAAAEGAFMGKSANEAYALLEEMAMNNCQWPDEWATSNRKVVGIHELDVITALTAQVATLTKQLQKNSISDQAMQMQTVCDRCGGSRQFEQCMAVEVNNVIPMEQVNMMGNFNRQANNPFSTTYNLEWRNHPNFSWRNNQGPRKKIQQPISQAPPQEMSQPPVSLEKTNELQVALLTLTNSQAQFMTKTRPSIRNLEMQVG